In the genome of Triticum urartu cultivar G1812 chromosome 5, Tu2.1, whole genome shotgun sequence, one region contains:
- the LOC125510006 gene encoding cilia- and flagella-associated protein 20 yields the protein MFKNTFQSGFLSILYSLGTKPLQIWDKEVVDGHIKRPQDEDIKSNVLEIVGTNVQSTYITCPADPAATLGIKLPFLALVVKNLKKYFTFEVQVLDDKNVRRRFRASNFQSVTRVKPYICTMPLKLDDGWNNIQLNLTDLTKRAYGTNYVETLRVQVHANCRLRRVYFADRLYSEEELPAEFKLYLPIQKS from the exons ATGTTTAAGAATACATTCCAGTCCGGGTTTCTGTCGATTCTCTACAGCCTTGG GACCAAGCCGTTGCAGATATGGGACAAGGAAG TTGTTGATGGGCACATTAAAAGACCCCAGGATGAAGATATTAAGTCTAACGTACTTGAAATTGTTGGAACAAATGTGCAATCAACATACATCACTTGCCCAGCTGACCCTGCTGCCACTCTTGGAATTAAACTTCCATTTCTTGCCCTTGTTGTGAAGAATCTTAAAAAATACTTCACATTTGAGGTCCAAGTTTTGGATGACAAGAATGTTCGCCGACGATTCCGAGCATCAAATTTTCAA TCCGTCACAAGGGTAAAGCCATACATCTGCACGATGCCGTTGAAGCTTGATGATGGCTGGAACAACATCCAGCTGAATCTCACCGACCTGACAAAAAGAGCCTATGGCACAAACTATGTCGAGACGCTGCGAGTGCAAGTCCACGCAAACTGCCGGCTCCGCAGGGTCTACTTCGCCGACCGCCTCTACTCGGAGGAGGAGCTGCCGGCGGAGTTCAAGCTCTACCTTCCAATTCAG AAATCATAG
- the LOC125510007 gene encoding uncharacterized protein LOC125510007, with amino-acid sequence MMSKQHFRGFVHTPKQEASTYTSRTSFFYFPSLQVRSFASHFKEYLLPTPPFYCQQKVLPATSRDQGIVAHPQVVQIERWRTEGSSADGWVDGSCRRWRREGLMGKKGWRRSGEGRKVSRGFVPCVHTHWVASVTIGRKGNLAMCTIRSFLSFFDASWQQERVHCLI; translated from the exons ATGATGTCAAAGCAACATTTTCGAGGTTTTGTGCACACACCCAAGCAAGAGGCTTCAACATACACTTCCAG GacttcctttttttattttccATCTTTGCAAGTAAGAAGCTTTGCCAGCCACTTCAAG GAATACTTGCTTCCTACGCCGCCCTTTTATTGCCAGCAAAAAGTTTTACCAGCAACTTCCAG GGATCAGGGCATAGTGGCACACCCCCAAGTTGTCCAGATAGAGAGGTGGCGCACGGAAGGTTCAAGTGCTGATGGTTGGGTGGATGGATCCTGCAGAAGATGGAGGAGGGAGGGGTTGATGGGGAAGAAAGGGTGGAGGAGGAGCGGGGAAGGGAGAAAAGTCTCCAGAGGTTTTGTGCCGTGTGTTCACACACACTGGGTTGCGTCGGTTACGATTGGGAGAAAAGGGAATCTGGCCATGTGCACGATCAGATCGTTTCTTTCCTTTTTTGACGCCAGCTGGCAACAAGAGAGGGTCCACTGCCTTATTTAG
- the LOC125507203 gene encoding protein PSK SIMULATOR 1-like, translating to MSIVSGRLPVIEPEAKFDSRAFVPGSANMSTVFRSAPKGRRVSIQAFEVANTIARASSLIKFLSKQRIRHLKEGVLRSEGVRCLISEDYSLLSILVEDDIREELRLFCIEVARLGDLCEGPQWHNLSICRCGSALPSKNNSSEEAPPSLQYLIKLAQNTWVLRQEMLALDRLEHTHYVAAIPVKKQIDAIKSQRGAVKVLKRKSLWSKSMEDIVEKLVGIVDFIHLEINRAFLENHARKSSGGLRVANNLAKTLGPAGLELHYANVILQLKALALASPAVPQNAREALYQALPPRIKPVLHTQLRRRFPLGEKQTMTVAEVRAEMNRVLRWLVPAAESTRYFIQLFQLTEHHYLKS from the exons ATGTCCATTGTGAGTGGAAGACTGCCGGTCATT GAACCAGAAGCAAAATTCGACAGTAGAGCATTCGTCCCAGGTTCCGCAAACATGAGCACCGTTTTCCGCTCTGCTCCCAAAGGAAGAAGGGTATCGATCCAAGCTTTTGAGGTTGCCAACACAATTGCCAGGGCCTCCAGTCTCATAAAATTCCTCTCCAAGCAAAGAATAAGGCACCTGAAAGAGGGCGTGCTTAGGTCTGAAGGTGTCCGCTGTCTTATCTCTGAAGATTACAGTCTGCTGTCCATTCTCGTTGAAGATGATATACG AGAAGAGTTGAGACTATTTTGTATAGAGGTTGCCCGGCTTGGAGATCTGTGTGAAGGCCCTCAATGGCACAATCTCAGTATCTGCAG ATGTGGTTCTGCACTGCCATCTAAGAACAACTCCAGTGAAGAAGCACCTCCCAGTTTGCAGTATCTGataaaattggcacaaaatacatGG GTTCTGCGCCAAGAAATGCTAGCACTGGACAGACTTGAGCACACTCATT ATGTGGCAGCTATTCCTGTTAAGAAACAAATTGATGCTATCAAGAGCCAAAGGGGTGCGGTGAAGGTCTTGAAAAGGAAATCGCTCTGGTCGAAGAGTATGGAAGAT ATTGTAGAGAAACTTGTAGGGATCGTGGACTTCATCCATCTTGAGATCAACAGAGCATTCTTGGAGAACCATGCCAGGAAATCATCTGGAGGACTTCGCGTAGCTAACAATCTCGCGAAAACGTTAGGGCCCGCTGGACTTGAGTTGCATTACGCCAATGTCATCTTGCAGCTAAAAGCTTTG GCATTGGCATCACCAGCGGTTCCTCAAAATGCTCGGGAGGCTTTATACCAAGCACTGCCTCCTCGGATCAAACCAGTCCTGCATACCCAACTGCGGCGGCGTTTTCCCCTCGGAGAAAAGCAG ACCATGACGGTAGCAGAGGTGAGAGCTGAAATGAACAGGGTATTGCGGTGGCTTGTGCCAGCTGCAGAATCCACCAGGTACTTCATACAACTTTTCCAGTTAACGGAACACCACTACTTAAAGAGTTGA